GTATCTGAGTGTTATCAAATTTGTTTCAtatttaaatattcatatagaGATGGATGATCATACAGTTGAAAAGCATTTATACCTGTCAGATGTTTGATAATATTACTAGTCAATTATCATGGGTGTTTTTTGTGTGTGTTCTGCATATTTAATTGAATAATACTCGATACATGTTACATATACAGCATATTGAAGAGCTTTAAATATACTAATTTTGCACAGGGAACTTGGTTCTTCAGTAGATCATTTGGTAAAAGAATTTGAAGCTAAATGGACACCCGAAGTAGGCGATTATTCGAAGAAATTAGTGGAATTTTGCAGTTCAAAGGCCCTCATTAAATTTTGTCAAAATATAAATGAAAAGATAAGCGATGGATCATATAGCCGCTTCACATATGACATGATGCTTGCCTGGGACAACCCCAGAGCTGTGGACGAAGAGTCTTCAACTGTGAGAATATATTAACTTCTCTCAATCATAGTCAAAGCTTGGAATTTACTTCAATTCTGAATTGCAATCTTTTGGCTGAATAGTCACATTTCGATGAAATATTTAGTGAAATTATGGTTTTCATTTTCCTCGTAACATTTGCCTTACAAGTTTGTCAGAATTTATGTGTTGATGACTTTCTCCACATACATTGTTACTGATTCTATCATTTGAGTTAGGAGGAGAGCATTGGGAAGGAGAAAGAAGATAGAAAAATACAAGTAAAAGAGCCGACCGATGAGGATGATATCTCTCTTTTCTATTCAGACCAGATGCCACTCCTTGTAAGAAACTTTTCAGATTTTATCCAAGACATTTTATTCTGGAAAGAGTGGATTGAAGAAACTGTTgattgtatatataaatatatttatgtttatCAGAGCGTGGCCATTGATTTGTGCACTTTCTTGATAGGTTAATCATGAACCAAGTGTTGAAGAAGATGCTTTCATGTGGTTAAGTTCATTAATTCCATTAGCTGCTGATATCGTTAACCGAAGATTCACATTCGAAACTCTTACTGCACCTACCGGAAGACGGCTTTTTTACCCTGCATATGATCGATTCCTAAAAGAAATTAACAAGTAAGTATTCGAAACTCTACTTGAAAGAGATAGTAATCCAATAGTTAGTATTGATGAGTGAAAAAACTTAAAACTCATGTTAGATAGCTCTGCCATTGGCAGAATCTAGTTAATATCTAACACAAGCTGTTTCCCATCTCACCATGTTTTCATACCTAAattcttttttctctctttatGTAAACAAAATTGGAAGTTAATTGCTTACATGTAAATGTCATAGGTGGCACTTTGGGTTATCGATTTGCCTCCATGTAGTCTTGATTTTCTCTCATCTGCATAAACATCAATGATTATATAGTAATAAACTGGCACTATTGGTGAGACTTGGACAAACTGACCAGCACAACTCTGTTAAATATTAGAACAAAATACTCGCAGTGGTAGAATCCAACACCTGaactttattttgttttaacTGCAATATTGCAAGTTTTTAATATCCCTTGTCCGAAAATCATTGGTCAACAGTTGCATGAGGCATTTACAGAAACAAGCAAAACCGAAGGGTATAGAGTTGGCTGATGATGAATTTATATTGCATGTTGAGGGAACAGCTACCTCACACAGAGTGGTGCGCCATATCGGAGGCTCAAGTTGGCCCGGTtagttttctatttctttttcccTTAGTAAAAAACTGCAGGCAATCAAATAAATATCTTATCTTCCTAAAAAAGTGCAGGCAATCAAATAAAAATCTTATCTTACGATCATTTAAGTGATTGCTGCTTTGGAATTACTCACTGTGGAAGGTACTTTTCTAGGTAGGCTTACACTGACTAATTACGCACTCTACTTCGAGGCTTCTGGGGTGATAAATTATGAAGATGCACTTAAGATAGATCTTTCAAGGAAAATTGATCACAGTGTTAAACCAGTTGCAACAGGTCCATGGGGTGCTCCACTTTTCGACAAAGCCATAATCTACGACTCCCCTGACTTGTAAGTATATACTTGCAAAGAATCCTATCTAATATTTGCCCTTATAAATTATTGATATTCGAAGTCTAAAGCTTAATGACGGTATACGTTCTTTTGCTTAGACATGGATGTACCACTTCTCACACACCTCGACCACTATATTTCAAGTCAACAATGTTTTAGAAGACAGTAATCAATAATTCATTGTTTTCCATTTCCAATTTTCCGTGCTCTAGTAAGAGATCTGCCAGAGAGTTATTGGATATTTTTTAACTGTTTGTTAATTGGAATGATTGCCAGTTTGATGATGACTTTTAAAGCTTTGTCTAGCTAAATGTTACTGAGATTTCAAAGTAATGTTTTAGCTTTTACTGACAAATGAGAAAAGCTGGTTATTTCTGAGTTTAGCTTCCAAATTTTTCTAGACAGGAAGGAGTTCTGCTGGAATTTCCTGAGATAACAAGCTCCACAAGGCGCGACCATTGGCTAGCACTCATAAAGGAGATTCTGCTAATGCACAACTTTTTGTCGGATTTTAAGGTGGAGTGTCCAATACAAGCATGGGAGATGCATGCAAGGACCATTTTGAGCATAATAAGGCTCCATGCAGCAAGAGAAATGCTAAGAATTGCTCCCCCAAGTCCCACAGAATTCTTGATTTTCTCTTTGTATGAAGAATTACCCAAGGGGGACTATGTACTTGAACAACTTGCTCAGAGCTTAAAGAGGGTAAATAGTGGGCAACCATGTAGTGCAAGCTCGATATTGAGGAAATTGAACCTTCCAGAGCCTAATGTTTTGAGTTTGGAAGCAAAAATAGAGAGTGAAGTGAGTGAAACTATTGCAGTTGGCAAGGATGATGATAATAAGACTTCACTCGAGACTGCCATTAATCAAGCGCGAAAGGAAGGAAGAGGAGTTGCCAAAGCTAGAGCTGTGATGGGGGGGCTGAAAGAGGAAGGGATTGGTGAAAATGCTACCATTCTTACGGTAATTACTCACAATGTCCGTCATTTAGTTTGCAGAGTAAGCAATACATGCTCTTTCTGAATCATTGGTAGAGGGTGCACATCATATCATGACCGGAATTCTGTAgttttgatttaagaaaactagTGTTCAAACAAATCGTCTCTCACTAAGACAATGAAACTTTTCATAGAGATGTAAGAACTTATGAGTggcactatttttttttttttccttctttggcATATGTAGGAGCTACTAAAGCCACTAAGAAGTGTATTCCCTTGGTTCCGTGAAATCCTTTCATGGGAAAGACCGGCAACGACTCTTCTGGTATTTGCTGCAATTATACTAATCGTATACAAGTAAGTTGTTTTCTATTTTctgtctttttttcttttatgatgCAAATTCAAGTCAGAAGGATAGTAAAGCAACTAGGAATCATGTTGTAGGGAATGGATTGGCAAGGCGTTATCTGCAGGCTTGCTTCTGGTGGTAGCAAATATGATACGAGCTAGACAAGAAAGGCTCAAGGACAAACAAAAGGAAATAGTTGTGTGCACAGGTTCCGACCATACTCTGAGTACGAGAGAGAACATAGTTTCAGCTCAATATGGATTTTTGACGGTTCGTGAGATAATAAAGGAAGCGAATGTAACAATACTGAAATTGCATTCGGTTCTGGTTTCAAGGGCACACAAGGTATGCATGCAACTACATATTCTTTcagtttggaaattttaaaattaagcaaACCTAAATGTATTTTTCAGCAAGATTTATGGAAAAAGTTAACATACTTGTATCTGTCAGCATGCAAACACGGTAATGCTCGCAATGATCGGATTGGCAATAATATTTGCAGTGATTCCTTTCAAGTATCTCATAATTGCTGTTGTGTTTCATTCCATGATCACAACATCACCGCTAGCAAAGCATATGGTAAACAACCAAGGAGGAGATCGTAATCGACGATTGAAAGAGTGGTGGGAATCGATCCCGCCTACCCCTATTCGGGTTATTAACGAAGCCCCTGTCAGTCCGAAATAGTCGTGCATTTTTGGTGTAAAATGCTCAGAATCTGGTCTATCTATCTATCTGGTTTTTACACTTGTTTGCCAAAACTATAGCTGAATGTTTGTTTGAACAGGTTAGATTTTGTTTTACCATGATGGGCACTGCGCATGGTACATGTATGTATATTTATAAgagaataaataataaataaattgaaaaaaaacacaATTGAATGAAAGAAGGGTCCGGTCCAGTAGAGAAGATTAAAATCGACCCACAATCAAGAACCATTAATTTCTGATACCCTTCACCTGAAATAGCAGCTTCCATGACTGTCTCAGGGTTTAAATCCCCGTCTTCAACTAAGAATATATTTATCAATTTCTTGGATTTATTGTACAGTCACGGAATCTCTCAGATTCCAAAAGAAGATAATTTGTGGGATTACATCTCCATACCTTTTCTCAGTGAACTTCCTCTCTATAACTTGATATGAAAAGTTAACAATGACAGCATGCAactcttaaaattttaagtaaaagtAAGTCTTAAAAGCATAACAAAAGCAGCTAAAAAAAAGTTCgcaaaaaaagacaaaaaaaagtaaaaacaGCCTGAAAATCTAACAATGGCGGAACAAATGCAGCTTTTCGTGACTTCTTAATTTATTTCTGGTTTAGGGGTATTTcgaaataataaatgattttatgCGTCGATTTAGATCATATTATCTTAAGATTTATatcttttgtttatttttcattgttgaataagtttttaattttaaaaaattttatctgTTCTTGTAGCACTTTTTAGTTAGTCTTACTTATGCATATAATCTTAAATTTACAAGTAAATTTAGGGATAATTTTGTTGTCGTCTGATCTCTAGTTTGATGAATGCTTAATTCTTTTGTCGATTTTTACTTGCATCTTTGAATCATCCGAGGTtgattttcttatcaaaattaagtGATTGGAATCACTATCGATATGTTGTACTTGAGTTGTGACAAAGTCAATTGTCAACCTGTCATAATGTTCTATTGATGCTAAGGTTAAAGTCTTTGTTATGTTGATGGAGCTTATTATTCACTATCTACGACAAGTATTTACTACTTTTTTCTTTATGAATTATATGATTCTATTCACTGAATGAATTAATAAATTTACCTTTAAAAAAACAAGTCTTTAAAAGCAGCTCAAAATAAGTCACAAAGGCAACACATAACTAAAATATAGTAGTTTTAATATTATTCAgttaaaaaatcaaattatataaataaatagatcAATTGTAAGTTAACAAGAATAAGATAACAAGCATACCCTTCAACTTACGAAAGCTTATGAATTTATAATAGGCTCTAAAGTATTTCAAGAAAAGTTTAAACAttgaaatgattaaataaatatatcattTTCAATCTTGTCAAGCTATTGAATTTGTTATTCAATCTTCTTGATGTCTTATTTAATCTAATCTTGAGTACACACAAGAGCTTATATAATTTTAGGAGTTAAAAGAACTCCTAAATTGATCAACCATATGCCCTTCGTAGCTAAATGCAGATTCTAAAGCAACCGTAAAAACTGGTATAGCTAACACATCTCTGGTTATCTTTGAAAGAGTAGGATATATTGGACTATTCACTTTCCACcacaataaaatatcaaaatatttaacaaaattatcattagCCTCAGCTAAATATTTATCCAATTTAGACGTTTTGTCCTCACCATCATTTTCTCATTCTCGCTTTTTATACAAAACTTGCATACACCTTTTCATTTTTTGTTGTGGTTCACCTAGAGAAAAATGTGCTACTACACTTGATTGGCTACAAACACTATGAAGTAGAGGCTTATACTCATCAAACAATTCATACAAAGCTTCTGTCAACTTTTGCATCATTTTATAAGCTTTTTCAACATTAAACATTTCATTATGTGCAAATTCAAGATATTTCAGTTTTTGTCTAGGATCTAAAACACAAACaaattcatcttatcaatatcaCCTAAATACTTATCATGCTTATTTTCATCTTCATGGTCATAACACAAATTCAACATCAATATTTAATTGAGCATCTCGCAAAAGGATATCAACTTTAGAAAGCTTATCAAAAAATTATTGGATGTGACATATGAAGTGTAGGAAACACACAAAGTGACTTCATACTAGTATTCCAAAAAATCCCTCAAATTTCAAACACTAGCTCAATCATTCGCACAAAGCCAACCCTACCATTTTTCAAGTTTAACCTTAAAGTTTATATCTTGCTCCTCAAATCTCTTAAAATTCTAAGTAGTGTCTAACATTAAGTAGGTCGAGTCCCACCTAGTACAAACATCATGATACAACATTTTCTTGCACTATTTTTTCCACCACAACACACTTCTTATATTTTTGTAATCCAGTTGGAGATTGCTTCACATATCTAACAACCCCCTAACACATTTAACAAATTTATTCATTTCCTTTAAACCTTCAACAATAATCAAATTCACAATGTGTATCATGCATCTCGTGTGAAGATATTTACCATTTTGAACTAAACTCCCTCGAGGGCTAAATTTCTTTCTCAAATAACTAATAGCAACATCATTTAAACTTGCATTATCAACAGTGACAGTAAACAACTTATCAATTCCCCAAATCAATTAGCATTTCTCAATTACCAACCCAATGGACTCACCCTGATGACTAAAAATTagacaaaaatttaaaatctttTTGTTCAATTTTCAATCTTCATCAATAAAGTGAGCAGTGATACACAAATAATTAACTCTTTGCAAAGAAGTCTTTGTGCTAGTAGTTAAGTAAATTCTAGATCAAGAATTTCTCAAAAGTTGTTTTAGCTTGCCCTTTCATCTAAATAGTAATTCGTGAAGGAACATGAAACCTAGGACATGTCACATATATAAATTTCCTAAAACTTTTACTTTCAACAAACTTGAAGGTAATACATCAATCACAATCATTTGTGCTAACCCTTTCCTACATACTTATTGATCAAATCTCTAAGTTGAAAAATACCATCCCCTTTAACTCCTTTACTAGGAAAAACTAATTGTCTTTTCCTAGTGTCAACAATATTATTAGGATTTTTCTTACATGAACCGATATGATATTTTAATGACCCCGTACCATTTTTTCCCGTCACAACAAAATTTCTTTTCGCAATAATTACATTTAGCTTTACTTGCACTCTCACTATTAATAATTTTACTAAAGTGAGACCAAATTTTTTACCTTGGAAGGATGATTTTTTTTTCCCAGCGATACCCTTTGTTTGGCTTCAAGCTTCATCTATTGAAATTCTAAAATCTGTCGAAATAAGAGGTGTAATGCTACCGTCAACAAATATTGGTTCTGTGGACATTCTGCAAGAATAAAAATTATACAATAGATTAAAATACATctatatacaatatataaatggattaaaatatataaatatttatatacattTACATACATTCTGCCTAATGCATGGCAAATGACaacctttaattattaaatatacgGATTAATTTATATAAATCGAAACAATCGAACCATAACATTTGAAAAATGTGGAGACCAACAACaattggatgaaatatgaagGGATTAAATGGCCTTTTCGTTGAACAAATACTCAAT
This is a stretch of genomic DNA from Gossypium arboreum isolate Shixiya-1 chromosome 11, ASM2569848v2, whole genome shotgun sequence. It encodes these proteins:
- the LOC108471034 gene encoding uncharacterized protein LOC108471034, with the translated sequence MMERKHLSSIANHVLQRSAEELGSSVDHLVKEFEAKWTPEVGDYSKKLVEFCSSKALIKFCQNINEKISDGSYSRFTYDMMLAWDNPRAVDEESSTEESIGKEKEDRKIQVKEPTDEDDISLFYSDQMPLLVNHEPSVEEDAFMWLSSLIPLAADIVNRRFTFETLTAPTGRRLFYPAYDRFLKEINNCMRHLQKQAKPKGIELADDEFILHVEGTATSHRVVRHIGGSSWPGRLTLTNYALYFEASGVINYEDALKIDLSRKIDHSVKPVATGPWGAPLFDKAIIYDSPDLQEGVLLEFPEITSSTRRDHWLALIKEILLMHNFLSDFKVECPIQAWEMHARTILSIIRLHAAREMLRIAPPSPTEFLIFSLYEELPKGDYVLEQLAQSLKRVNSGQPCSASSILRKLNLPEPNVLSLEAKIESEVSETIAVGKDDDNKTSLETAINQARKEGRGVAKARAVMGGLKEEGIGENATILTELLKPLRSVFPWFREILSWERPATTLLVFAAIILIVYKEWIGKALSAGLLLVVANMIRARQERLKDKQKEIVVCTGSDHTLSTRENIVSAQYGFLTVREIIKEANVTILKLHSVLVSRAHKHANTVMLAMIGLAIIFAVIPFKYLIIAVVFHSMITTSPLAKHMVNNQGGDRNRRLKEWWESIPPTPIRVINEAPVSPK